Part of the Listeria innocua genome is shown below.
TTCCTGTACGCTTGATTTCTCTTTTGTTTAGCGTTGTTACGGGTATTGCAATTGCGGTTATTATGCCAATAGCTGGGGCGCTACTCGTATCTGCACTTATCATTCTTCCAGCAGCTATTGGTATGCGGATTTCAAAAGGGTTTCTCATGTGTGTAGTTAGCGCAATATTAATTGGTTTAATAGGAATGTTTTCGGGGCTAGTATCTTCTTATCAATTAGGAACCCCACCAGGTGCTACCATTACGCTGATGTTTATCATTCTTTTCATAATAGCAACCGTTGTATTAAAAATAGCGCGAAAGTAATTTCTATATATATGTTTCTCCATTTTGAAGCATTAGGTTTAGCTCTTTATTATGAATTATCCAGGAATTATCCTGTTTTTCGATTTGATTAGTCGTTTTCAAATATTGTAAATCTTTATAAAAACAGCTTTTTGAAAGGTTGCTATACGAAAGTAAATGACTTGTTTTAATTGCGGGAGGTAAGATAACTGTATCATCCTCAGTAGGAATACCATGAAGTAGAGCAAGATTGGAAAAAGTAAGCATAAGTTTTTCAGAAGCCGGACTACTCGCCATTAAACTTTTAAAGTAAATATGGGTAGTCTGGTTTTTCATGATGAAAAATTGAAAACCGAAATTCTCGGGGAACATAGATAGAAAGTATTCTATATCAAGTTTTGAGTATCTATATAAGAAACATTTCGAGAGTGTTTTATATCGAAAACGATTAATGCTATGGTCTAGTAACGTAAAATAATTTAAAAAAGCTCCTTCACCTTGAATGGAATAAATTTTGGGTTGTTCTTTCCCATCGTTTAAAAATAAAGCCACATAACCATCAATAATAAGGTAAACATAGTTGTCTAAATCTGCGCTGTTGTTTAGTAAAATGGCGTTTTTTGGAACTTCTATTTTTTCAAAGGGTATTCTTCCGTCATGAGATAGGTGAATGAATTCGTGGTAATTATACAATGACTTAGGCATAATGATTACTCCAATCTTTTTTTATGTCTTTACTTTTGTATAAATAATTGTATCAGAAACAAAAAACTCGATTGTATGGAGTAAAGTAGTATTTCACGAATAAATGTTTCTAAAATGTGAATTATTTAAATCATATAATGCTGATAAGCACAAAAAAATGTTATTTAATTGATAGTGTTGACTATTTTTGGACTTTTGGGAGAAAAAATTAAAATTGATGCGAACGTAGGTTCTGTGTTATAATTCTACTGGAAAATAGAGGAGGATTATTGATGAAAAACGTACAGATCTCAGTGAGGCGCTTAGTAGAATTTGTCTTAAAAAGCGGCAGTATTGATAGCCGAATGACTAGTTCAGATCGCGCTTTGGAAGGGACGAAAATTCATCAATTACTCCAAAAAGAAGCAGGAGAAGGATACGAAGCCGAGGTATCATTAAAGCTTGTACGAGTAATAGATGACATTTCTTTTACACTTGAAGGCCGAGCGGATGGCGTCATAAACGGAGAAATGATAGATGAGATTAAAACTACCGAGGTAGAAATGGATGAAATTACTGAAGACTTTCGCCCGCTGCACTGGGCCCAGCTCATTTGTTATGGATTCATGTTAGCGGAGAAGTCTGATTTAGCAGAAGTCACGCTTCAATTAACGTACTATCAAGTAGCCGATAAAGAAGTGAAACAATTCACTCGAGTCATGAGTCGTAAGGAAATGAGTACTTTTGTGGACGATTTGCTTTCAAAATATGCTATTTGGGCAAAAATGTCTGCAGCTTGGGAAATGAAGCGAAATAAATCTATTCAAGAATTAACTTTCCCATATGACAGCTATAGACGTGGTCAAAGAGAGCTAGCAATTGCCGTTTATCGGACAGCGATGGATGATGAAAAGCTATTTTGTGAAGCGCCTACTGGCATTGGAAAAACAATGTCGACGCTATTTCCCAGTGTAAAAGCAATGGGCGAGGGGAAGGCAGACAAGCTTTTTTATTTTACAGCAAAAACAATTACGAGACAGGTTGCCGAAGATGCTTTAGATGAAATGCGCCGCAAAGGACTAGCGGCAAGAAGTGTTACAATCACAGCAAAAGATAAAATATGCTTTTTAGATGAACGAAAATGTGACCCGGAGCACTGCCAATTTGCGCGTGGCTATTACGATCGCTTGAATGAAGCGTTGTTCGATATGCTGCAAACAGAAGAAACTATAACTCGGTCGGTCGTCGAAGCATTTGCCCGGAAATATACTTTATGTCCGTTTGAGTTATCGCTTGATGTGGCGCTTTTTTGTGATGTAATTGTGTGTGATTATAACTATTTATTTGACCCAGTCGTTTATTTGAAACGTTTTTTTGCGGATGGACCTGGCAGATATACTTTTTTAGTGGATGAAGTGCATAATTTGGTGGACAGAGCTCGTTCGATGTTCTCGGCGACATTAAGTAAATCAATCATCATGCAAGTAAAACGTGAATTAGACAAAAAAACCGATAAAAAACTACTAAATTCAGTAACGGCAATGAATAAAATAATGATTGCCCTAAATAAGCAACTAGCCGAAGAAAATAAAACGATCTATGTTAAAAAAGAAGCCTTGTCCGATTGGAATGAAGCTGTTTTAAAATTTAGTTATGTAGCAAAAGACTGGTTGCCAAAAAATACAGAGGCAAAAGCTCAAGCAGATGTACTGGAGCTTTATTTTGAAAGTTTAAGGTATTTAAAGATTGCTGAGTTATACGATAAGCGCTATGTCACTCAAATTACGCGGAATCGGTCCGATGTGCTGATAAAACAACTATGCTTAGATCCGGCGTTTTTACTATCAGAGAAATTGAAATTAGGTGCTAGTTCAGTACTTTTTTCGGCGACGCTTAGACCGATTGATTACTACACGAATTTACTTGGTGGAAATAATGATACAAGTCGTCTTACTTTTGCGTCTCCGTTTAAACAGAATAATATGCATTTAATGGTAGCGGATTATATTAGTACAAAGTATCAAAGGCGTGAAAATAGCTTGGAATCAGTGATTGATGCGCTTTATGCGATGCTTTCCGGGAAAAAAGGCAATTATTTGTTTTTCTTTCCATCATTCCAATATTTAGAAACGGCATTTGAATTGTTTAGCGAAAAATATCCCGAAGTGCGAGCGCAAAAACAACAATCTTTTATGAACGAAGCAGAGCGCGAGGAATTTCTAGCAGCTTTTGAAACGGGGCGTGAAGAAACGTTCGTCGGTTTTTGTGTCTTAGGAGGCGTTTTTTCTGAAGGCGTTGATCTTCGAGGGGAACGCTTAATTGGAACGGCAATCGTAGGCGTGGGACTTGCGCAAATGAACGTTGAATCTGATTTAATTAAAGATTATTATAATGAAACAATCGGGCGCGGATTTGATTATGCGTATCAGATTCCCGGTATGAACAAAGTCCTTCAAGCGGTAGGACGTGTTATTCGCGGCGAAAAAGATCAAGGCGTTGTCTTACTGATAGAAGAACGTTTTGCAACAGAACGGTATAAAGCTTTGTTTCCGGCTCATTGGAACCATGCCAGGACAGTGAAAAATACGCTGCAAATCGAGCGAGAAGTAAACGAATTTTGGCGGAACAACTGATTTTCTAGTAGAATGGATGTAATGAGTCGATTTAGGAGGAAATTATGTATAAAATTATTGCGATAGACATTGACGGGACGCTTTTAAACGATGCGCACGAAATTACCCCAGCTGTACGCGAGGCGATTAAAGCTGCAAAACAAAAAGGGGTCAAAGTAGTGCTTTGTACAGGGCGCCCACTTGCTGGAATTAAAAAAAGCTTGATAGAACTAGATCTTTTAGACATTGGTGATTATGCGATTACCTTTAATGGAGCAGTTATCCTAGAAACAGCGACGGAAGAACCATTAGCAGATATTACTTTAAATAAATCAGAATTAGAGGAAATTTATGCATTTTGTCATGCGCAAGATGTTAATGTAACGTATTTTGACGGAAAAAACATGTATGTACCAAGTCGAAAAATCACCGAAATTACATGCCAGGATGCTTTGTTGCTTCAAACGCCACTCTATCATTTGCCTGTAGAAGAAGCACCTGAGTCAATTCATGTCTCCAAAGTGATGTTATTAGATACGCCAGAAAAAATCACGGATGTTATTAAAAACTTACCAGAGACAATTAAAGAGAACTTTTATGTAGTTCGAAGTGTTCCTTACAACCTAGAATTCTTGCAAAAAGGCGTCAATAAAGGTTCTGCACTGGAACTTCTCGTGAACAAACTTGGCATTTCTCAAGGGGAAGTAATGAGTATTGGCGATCAAGAAAACGATATTACGATGATAGAATATGCGGGAATGGGTGTAGCAATGGGAAATGCAACAGAGCATATTAAAGAAATCGCCAATTATACCACAACAACAAATAATGAAGACGGGGTAGCAAACGCAATTCAAATGCTCGTTCTCGACCGTTAAAAGAAAAACATTCCATGTGAGTTTTTCTTTAGAGGTATAAATATTGACAGCGCTTTATTTAATGAGCGAAAATAGAAGATACAAAACTAACACAATGTGGAAGTTTTTTTGGTAAGGTTGGCAGAAAATCATTTATTCATGGAAGTTTTTCTCTCGAGGCTATCTTGCCAAAAAAACGTTCCTTTGTTATTGTTTTAGGAATAGTTTGACATTTAAATAAAAAGGAGTGAATGTGCTTGAAAATCACAAAAATTAAAACACACATTTTACCGATTCAGCTAAGTGCTACTTTTAAGACGGCGCTTAGGGAAGTTAGTCATGTGAACGTGGTACGAGTTTATATTCATTTTGATAACGGGATTATAGGTATTGGAGAAGCTGCTCCAACGCATGTAATAACAGGGGATACGGAAGTCAGCATTTTGAGTGCAATAAATGATATTTTCGGTCCTTTTTTAATTAATCGCGAACTAGACGAAGAACTTACAATTTTAGATGAAATGAAATCTTTATTAGTACATAATTCAAGTCCAAAAGCCGCCATTGATATTGCTTTACATGATGCGCTGGCAAAAGCTCATTCAAAGCCATTATATGAATTCCTCGGCGGTGGCTTAGCGGGGCTTGAAACAGATTATACCATTAGCATTGGGACGCCAGAAAAAATGGTTCGAGATGCAGAAACCAAAGTAGCAGAAGGATTTCAGTCCCTTAAAGTTAAATTAGGTCTTGATCCAGTTGAAATAGAAGTAGCAAAAATCAGGCAAATGAATGATGCGTTAGGCGGGAAGATTCCTTTTAGAATTGATGCAAACCAAGGATGGACTGCGGATGAAGCCATTCAAATCCTAAATGAGTGGCAAGATATTCCAATTGACTTCATCGAACAACCAGTAAAAAGTTGGGATTTTACCGGTATGGCAAAAGTGACTGCGAACACTAGTTTTCCAATCATGGCTGATGAAAGTTTATTTGGCTTTCACGATGCTAAACGACTTTTAGACGAAAAATGCTGTAATTTGCTTAATATTAAATTGATGAAAAGTGCAGGAATCAAAGAAGCGCAAGCGATACATGATTTAGCGGGCAGTTATAATGTGGACTGTATGATTGGTACGATGATTGAAGGATATGCAAGTTTATCAGCCGCAGCTCATTTCGCGGCAGCTTCCAAACAAGTGAAGTTTTATGATTTAGATGTGCCGTTTATGTGGGATTTACATGGTAAAAACATCGCTGATATTGGTCTTGAAATTGGCCGTGGACAAGTGCTTTTAACAGAAGAAGATGGGATTGGCATTCCAGCTTATTAAAGAAAGTAGGGATAATATGAACAAATTAGTTAGTCAAAGTAATGCATTTCTTTGGAGGAAAAATGAAATGAACCCGGTTTTAGCCAATATTTTAGAGGCTAGAAAAGAAACTGACTTGGTTCAAATTAACCAAGAAGATGCGATGAAATTATATGAGGATAGCCTTGTTGACTCAGATTTGCTTTATAACGACTTTGTAATTGTCGACGAAATCGAGGGCGACTGGGCAAAAGTAGTCGTTCCTTCCCAACAAAGTTTTCAAGATGAGCGCGGTTATCCTGGTTGGATGCTTCTTTCTGACTTAGAAGATACAGATAAAACTAGCGATACTGGTGAAAAAATCGCAGTTGTCGTGCCAAAAGCAGAAATTACATACGAAAATGGGGAAACACGCACTGTTTCATTTGGCACACTTTTCACCAAAATCGCTGAAACTGACGATAGCTACACGATTGAAACACCTCATGGACTAGCGAGCATTTTACGAACTCAAGTAGATTTACAACATAAACAAGGCGACAACATTGGCATCACTGTGGTGCAAATGGCGATGCAATTCCTTGACTTACCATACGTTTGGGCGGGAATTAGCAGTGCCGGTTTTGACTGTTCAGGATTTGCGTTTACTCTTTACCGAACATGTGGAAAATATATCGGTCGCGATGCCACAGAGCAATCTTTCACAGGGAAAAAAATTGATTACGCAAACGCTGAACCAGGAGATTTGCTGTTTTTTGCTTATGAGGAAGGCAAAGGGGAAGTCCATCACGTGGGAGTTTACATCGGAAATGACGAGATGATTCATTCGCAAACACCAGGATCCAAAGTAATTTTAACTAAAATCGCAGGCAGTAAGTACGAACCAGAACTTTGTGTGACCTCAAGACATCGATAAAGGGGGTGGATGAAACTGACTAATTATCAAAAAATTAATCAAGATTTCAACATAATTGATTCAAAAGCGCTTTTTATATCAGATGGGGAAAAGGTACTTTTTGCAGAAAATGAAAACCAGCTTTTTACTGCTGCAAGTGTCATCAAACTACCGATTTATTTATATTTTTTCGAAAAAATTGCCAAAAAAGAGTTAGACTTACAAACGGATTTCCAAATTCCAAGCGAAAAAGTAGTAGCTGGAGCAGGAATCATCCAAATTCTTCCGCAAAAAAGAATTTGGACACTGGAAGAATTATTGCATTTAATGATAGCTGTTTCGGACAATACAGCTACCAACCAATTAATCGAGCTAGCAACTATCACCAAACTACAATCATGGTTACGTGAAAACAACTGGGAAGATGGAATTCAGCTGGAACGGCAAATGATGGATTTCAAGACCGTAAAGCAAAATAAAATCAGCGCTAAGGCAGCCGTGACCATTTTCCAAAAAATAATGATGCTTAGTGAAGCTTATCCAGACTTAAAAGAAACTATCCGGCGTCCGCTACTAAATCAGCAATTTCGATCCAACCTAGCGGGCACGTTGGAAGAAGCCGGAATTTCGGGGCTTCAAATGTTAAATAAAACGGGCGAACTAAAAAATATACAGCATGATGTGGCTGTTTTTGAGTATAAAGGAAAGACCAGATTTGCAGCCGCACTGACGAATAACACGGGCTTAGAAGCGAACGCGACAGCTTGGATGCAGACAGTCGGCAAACAATTATTTTCTGAGATGACATAAACCAAAATAGGGGGAACTAAAATGAAAAAAAGATTAGCGTTAGTTTGTATTATGATTCTATCTATCTCAACCTTTTTAATGGCATGCGGGGGAAATAAAGACGAAGCGAGCAAATCACAAGGCAAAAAGACACTGAAAATCATGGAAAACGCTGAAGTTTCTTCCATGGACTCAACTTTATCGCAAGACGTTCCAAGTTTCACTGAACAAGGACAAGTTTTTGAAGGTCTTTATACTTTAAACGACAAAGACCAAGCAGTTCCGGCAATTGCAAAAGATATGCCGAAGTTAAGTGAGGACCAAAAAACATATACAATCAAACTGCGCGACGATGCCAAATGGTCAAACGGCACGAAAGTCACTGCAAATGATTTCATTTTCGCTTGGAAAAAACTAGCAAACCCAGACACCGCCGCCCAGTATTCTTTCCTGCTTGATGGCACAGTTAAAAACGGAACCGATGTTGTAAATGGTAAGAAAAGCGTGGACGAACTAGGATTTAAAGCCCTTGATGACTATACAATTGAAATTCAATTAGAACAACCAGTACCTTATTTTACTTCGCTCCTAGCATTCAACTCCTTTTACCCTCAAAATGAAGATTACGTAAAAGAGCAGGGTGATAAATACGCGCAGAGCAGT
Proteins encoded:
- a CDS encoding Crp/Fnr family transcriptional regulator, whose protein sequence is MPKSLYNYHEFIHLSHDGRIPFEKIEVPKNAILLNNSADLDNYVYLIIDGYVALFLNDGKEQPKIYSIQGEGAFLNYFTLLDHSINRFRYKTLSKCFLYRYSKLDIEYFLSMFPENFGFQFFIMKNQTTHIYFKSLMASSPASEKLMLTFSNLALLHGIPTEDDTVILPPAIKTSHLLSYSNLSKSCFYKDLQYLKTTNQIEKQDNSWIIHNKELNLMLQNGETYI
- a CDS encoding ATP-dependent DNA helicase; translated protein: MKNVQISVRRLVEFVLKSGSIDSRMTSSDRALEGTKIHQLLQKEAGEGYEAEVSLKLVRVIDDISFTLEGRADGVINGEMIDEIKTTEVEMDEITEDFRPLHWAQLICYGFMLAEKSDLAEVTLQLTYYQVADKEVKQFTRVMSRKEMSTFVDDLLSKYAIWAKMSAAWEMKRNKSIQELTFPYDSYRRGQRELAIAVYRTAMDDEKLFCEAPTGIGKTMSTLFPSVKAMGEGKADKLFYFTAKTITRQVAEDALDEMRRKGLAARSVTITAKDKICFLDERKCDPEHCQFARGYYDRLNEALFDMLQTEETITRSVVEAFARKYTLCPFELSLDVALFCDVIVCDYNYLFDPVVYLKRFFADGPGRYTFLVDEVHNLVDRARSMFSATLSKSIIMQVKRELDKKTDKKLLNSVTAMNKIMIALNKQLAEENKTIYVKKEALSDWNEAVLKFSYVAKDWLPKNTEAKAQADVLELYFESLRYLKIAELYDKRYVTQITRNRSDVLIKQLCLDPAFLLSEKLKLGASSVLFSATLRPIDYYTNLLGGNNDTSRLTFASPFKQNNMHLMVADYISTKYQRRENSLESVIDALYAMLSGKKGNYLFFFPSFQYLETAFELFSEKYPEVRAQKQQSFMNEAEREEFLAAFETGREETFVGFCVLGGVFSEGVDLRGERLIGTAIVGVGLAQMNVESDLIKDYYNETIGRGFDYAYQIPGMNKVLQAVGRVIRGEKDQGVVLLIEERFATERYKALFPAHWNHARTVKNTLQIEREVNEFWRNN
- the yidA gene encoding sugar-phosphatase, with amino-acid sequence MYKIIAIDIDGTLLNDAHEITPAVREAIKAAKQKGVKVVLCTGRPLAGIKKSLIELDLLDIGDYAITFNGAVILETATEEPLADITLNKSELEEIYAFCHAQDVNVTYFDGKNMYVPSRKITEITCQDALLLQTPLYHLPVEEAPESIHVSKVMLLDTPEKITDVIKNLPETIKENFYVVRSVPYNLEFLQKGVNKGSALELLVNKLGISQGEVMSIGDQENDITMIEYAGMGVAMGNATEHIKEIANYTTTTNNEDGVANAIQMLVLDR
- a CDS encoding dipeptide epimerase, with the translated sequence MCLKITKIKTHILPIQLSATFKTALREVSHVNVVRVYIHFDNGIIGIGEAAPTHVITGDTEVSILSAINDIFGPFLINRELDEELTILDEMKSLLVHNSSPKAAIDIALHDALAKAHSKPLYEFLGGGLAGLETDYTISIGTPEKMVRDAETKVAEGFQSLKVKLGLDPVEIEVAKIRQMNDALGGKIPFRIDANQGWTADEAIQILNEWQDIPIDFIEQPVKSWDFTGMAKVTANTSFPIMADESLFGFHDAKRLLDEKCCNLLNIKLMKSAGIKEAQAIHDLAGSYNVDCMIGTMIEGYASLSAAAHFAAASKQVKFYDLDVPFMWDLHGKNIADIGLEIGRGQVLLTEEDGIGIPAY
- a CDS encoding NlpC/P60 family protein; protein product: MNKLVSQSNAFLWRKNEMNPVLANILEARKETDLVQINQEDAMKLYEDSLVDSDLLYNDFVIVDEIEGDWAKVVVPSQQSFQDERGYPGWMLLSDLEDTDKTSDTGEKIAVVVPKAEITYENGETRTVSFGTLFTKIAETDDSYTIETPHGLASILRTQVDLQHKQGDNIGITVVQMAMQFLDLPYVWAGISSAGFDCSGFAFTLYRTCGKYIGRDATEQSFTGKKIDYANAEPGDLLFFAYEEGKGEVHHVGVYIGNDEMIHSQTPGSKVILTKIAGSKYEPELCVTSRHR
- a CDS encoding serine hydrolase; its protein translation is MKLTNYQKINQDFNIIDSKALFISDGEKVLFAENENQLFTAASVIKLPIYLYFFEKIAKKELDLQTDFQIPSEKVVAGAGIIQILPQKRIWTLEELLHLMIAVSDNTATNQLIELATITKLQSWLRENNWEDGIQLERQMMDFKTVKQNKISAKAAVTIFQKIMMLSEAYPDLKETIRRPLLNQQFRSNLAGTLEEAGISGLQMLNKTGELKNIQHDVAVFEYKGKTRFAAALTNNTGLEANATAWMQTVGKQLFSEMT